In one Lasioglossum baleicum unplaced genomic scaffold, iyLasBale1 scaffold0934, whole genome shotgun sequence genomic region, the following are encoded:
- the LOC143220408 gene encoding uncharacterized protein LOC143220408, whose product MIYEEMALRAEEGVVAVEGAIERLGFRVSPKRPRPSGFTAGGRTGFATGYRTLTHEAAAVLAGLPPLDLLVAAAARTYGLLRRCRVEKPCLGFEELDEIEEMKREIWRSAMKRRQGRLRRPESARHRAVGPIATVLDDWMRGGSSRTFRLTQVLSGHGCFGEYLHKIGKEVTPGFWHCEAEVHSAQDILAECPAWAP is encoded by the exons ATGATCTACGAGGAGATGGCCCTGCGCGCCGAAGAAGGGGTGGTCGCAGTAGAAGGGGCCATAGAACGCCTGGGATTCCGTGTCTCGCCGAAAAGACCCAGACCATCTGGTTTCACTGCGGGAGGAAGAACCGG GTTCGCAACAGGATACCGCACCCTCACGCACGAGGCGGCCGCCGTTCTGGCGGGCCTCCCACCGTTGGACCTGCTCGTGGCAGCGGCAGCGCGGACCTACGGGCTCCTGCGCCGCTGCCGCGTTGAGAAACCCTGTCTAGGATTCGAGGAACTCGATGAAATCGAAGAAATGAAGAGGGAGATCTGGCGGTCCGCCATGAAGAGGCGGCAGGGCCGGCTGCGCAGGCCGGAGAGCGCACGCCACCGGGCCGTCGGACCCATCGCCACGGTCCTGGACGACTGGATGAGGGGCGGCAGCAGCCGGACATTCCGCCTCACTCAAGTACTCTCCGGGCACGGATGCTTCGGGGAGTACCTGCACAAGATCGGGAAGGAGGTGACGCCAGGGTTTTGGCATTGCGAAGCGGAGGTTCACTCCGCGCAGGACATCCTGGCCGAGTGTCCGGCTTGGGCGCCGTAG